The Primulina huaijiensis isolate GDHJ02 unplaced genomic scaffold, ASM1229523v2 scaffold42523, whole genome shotgun sequence genome includes the window ataatgataatgCCGTTTAAGATGAAAAAATAAGacgaaataatattttgaagaaCCATGTGAAAgaacttatttatttatttattattatatataatagcAAAACAGCACACAGATTGCGTAACCCGCCCAATTTATAAATGGGTCATGTGCACAACTGATTTGGATATTACTTTCATTCCATTCATAACTACATCTCATCTGAATtgctattcaaaaattgcttgCCAGCTGGTGTTTGGCACGTTCGTTACAAGTCAAATGGGCTTTGAAAGTTAAATCTGCCTTGGGAAATGGTTGTCTAAATCAACTCGACAGACACAAGAAGATGCTCGATAAAGTGTCCCAACACAATTGAAACACGAACCATTTCCTACATGAATGTGAAACCACAAAAGAAAGAAGCCTTGGCCATGATAATTAGGTTGCATGGGAGCGACAACATCGATGTCGTTATAACCATTCGAACAAAACATCCGACTTAGGGAATTGGCCACCCACCCATGTTCTAGCTCTTCACCACGTGCTTCGTGGGTTCAATTGGATAGATCATTATGTTTACATGAATGTTAATTGTCTCAcgtcggttggataaaataatcGGGAGTTATATATATGAACTTAGACAATCTCATTTGAGCTgtcttttggggttgagttagattCAAGTCTCAATCTTGAAAACAACTTCATACTTAATATATAGTTTTATGAATATGCTCTGATTATATCAAGgcttaaataaaaattgaggACATTTGCTTATTAAAAGGACAAGACATATAAAGGCGCATAGATATCATAGAGGCTAAGCAGAAGGCAAGACAAGTCAATCAGATATATAGTTCGAAACCTAAATATGTGAAAACATTTCATTAAATGCAATCCAGCGTGCACTTACAAAATGTTATGCAAAAACAAGTTgtcattaatttataaattaaaataaatcgcTACCACCTTGCAGTTCTTGTTGGATTCTGTGTGCCAACACTTATTGCGCGTTTGATAGGTACCTTGAATGTTAAAAGTGCACTAATACTGGGGCTTCATGGTAAAGGTCATGGTTAAGGTGTTGCACTACATCTAGGGATTGCGGTTCGACTTGTGTGGAGGCGCAAGTACTTCGCCTCGCTAAGACTTGAGGCTGGACTCTGGTCTTGTTTTTTAATAACTATGATTTGGGTTTAGAGACTTGATACCCAATTATTGAGAAAGTGGCACGTGTTATTACAAGGACATCTTGGTTTGTTCTTGTTAAGATTTGATCCATGGGTCAGCATGTTCCCGCAATTtgctcaaaattttaaaatcccaCTTTGCATCTGTGTCAGAAAGAATTTTATTGTGTAGGTTATAACGGGGCTCGTTCATCTCGCTTCCGAGCGTTCAAGTTTCGTAATAGGTATGTGTGCCTGCAGCTACGACTTTTGTTTTACATTTTGACTGTTGATTGTATCCTCATGGCATATGCCATTTGTGTATATATTCTCAGGCACTTAACATGATGAAAGGCATGAGATTGCGAATGTGCTGGAAGATGCAACGTTGAGGATAACACAAGGGAGAAAGATCAGTAGTGTCGAGGATTTCATTTAGTTATTGTCTAGTTTTGTTTAAGTTTATCACCTGTTGCCACGATTATGCTATTTATTTTGTGCAATTTTTTTGCTTATCTTATTTGGGCTTAATCTTTTGGTTCAAATTATATCAGGCTATGAATGTATAGAAGGATTGGATTTGTGGGAGGATTTCAAATAAACGGATTAGAAATGCTTGGATTTCAGACGACCAAGTTAGATAGTGGACAAAAAAATACTAGTCCGATGAGGCAATTAGGATTGCCGAGAGTTCTTATGTAAATACGATACTAATGAAATACTAGTCTTAAGGTAATTAGGATACTAGAATTATGTTGATTGAATactaataaaaattcatgctaATGCACTTGAACAACTAAATAATCtttcttgaaaataataaatagaaagCCAAAACACTAATATTTTTTTGCTGCATCAATCTCCTCATCTTGAAGAAGACTTGTCCTCGAGTTTCAATGGTGAAAAGAAAGCTCGCACGTGGAAAGTAATCAAAGATATCAGAGATCTCTTAAGTATTGGAGATGTTTATGTAACTTGGAAGATCAATTTTATAGGCACCGTCACCGATCTTCTTGAGAATTTGGTAAGAACTAATTTTCTTGTGTTTGAGCTTACTGTAAGTACCATACGAACGATTACCAAATCTCCATCACTAAGTTCTTCTCATGTCTATACTTGTCTCCTGGTGAGCTGTACCGAGTATTAACCTCATCGAGATTttcttcaaatcattagggatcCGCTGAATATGCTCCACAAATTCCTCCGCATCATAGATGAAGGTAGTTGAATCAAATCCATCATATGCTTTTGAGCACTATCCCAGAGGCTCAGCATTAGGCAAGGCGCTAAATTCGACATCATATGATAGAATTTAAATATGTTAAACATTTCATTATATGCAATGGAGTATGTACTTGCAAACTATCACGCAAAATCaaattgttattaattataaaattcacTATTATCTTGCATTTCATTTTGGATCCATATAGTTAATGTGCGAGGCTTGACTTAGCCAGGGACTCGTTCATCCTGTTTCCGATTGTTCAAGTTTCATGGTAGGTATGTGTGCCTGCACTATGATGTTCTGTCTGTTGATTGTTTCTCATGGCCCATTCCTTTTGCTTATATATTTTCTGCAGCCGATCACGATTTTGCGAAGGTGCTGGATGATGTTAAGGATGAGGATGACGCAAAGGAAAAAGATTAGTAGAGCTTAGGATTTTATGAGTTGTCTAGTTATCTTTTAAGTTATTCACCCGAAGTTATATGATTATGctatttattttgtataggATTTTTTCTTTCTTGAGGAATTTATGTTTGAAACTTGTTGATTTATTGAAAGTTTTGATTCTACATCTTCTCTTTCCCATATTCTATTGTAGAATACCAATAATTAGAAGTCTGCATTAGATGTTTTATAGGGTAAAAAATAATTGCTTTGTGAATTCATTTCGAAGACTGGCAATCACTGTGAAGAGTCCTTTGAGCAATGCAATGCAATGCCACCCTTGTACAAACCAGATGGACTCTGTGGCTACAGCAGAAATTTGTTGGTCTTTTACATTTTACAAGAGATCGGACTTTCAGTGTTAAGATTTtattgaaatgaaataaatttatttaaacttttATACGGAAATCATTGTGTGTGAACATGCCTTTTGCATTAGAATTTATTTGCAAAGTTGAGCCAAGATCAGCATACTATCAAGTATTTGGGGACGAGTGGGTGAGTTTTGCAGAATACCAACTGTTGCTCACGGAAATTTAGGATCCGCTTCCAGCAAGTGTCATTAGTCCAGACGCAAGTTTCAAAATtgccctgagcctgaaatcatgAATAAAATCGTTAGAAGagggccgggagggtgtcccgacgtagcccctccgacgctcaagtcagagactgaggatatatggagAGCAGTTAAGGGtactgctgaaaacaatataatgAATGAATTAAACACTCTGACCTTACTTAAATGCCCAAGCAAATTTGCAAGGATATCGCTATGATCAAGCCCATTAGAATTCTCAGCCTGAGCAGTATTTACGtcaaatttaacaatttaaatgagccatagaaataaaataatgataaaaaaatcaaaacaaccCATTAGAATGTGCAGAAAGAAACCCCTTAAAATTCCATTTCAAACTTGACGCATCcataacatttattttactaaataataaaaaatgaattttttttagataaattCAAGAGTAAcctatacaaaaataaaaatctacaGTACATGCAAGAAATAACACTATATATCAAAATTGAGAGAATATTTTATATCTAGAAAATTAGTGTTTCGTTTAATTTAGTCTAATTACCTAAACGAAAAAAATTATTCGTCCGtagtattttataaaataataataattaataaagtaGTTTATTTAGATAAACTGTTCCACTCAGCCCATTGATATAGCCCGGCCCACCAATTATGCGCAATGAAAGCTTCTCCTCCATCCCTATCGTACTGTGCCCATTGAGCAGCTTCCACTCCACAGTACTGTGCTCATTCAACGCTTTTCCCAGCTTCGTCTCCTCTCCCTCTCCTTCGTACAGCAGAGTATTGGACATGGAAAGATACAACACATTAATCCATGGCTTAAACTCGATTTAAGTACGTTTACTcgtgaaattattttaaattttgttgtttGATTTCTCACATTGTCAGTATAGTAACTTTTTATAACTAATTATTGTTCTTCTCATTTAATTTCTGCTGGTATTTCAGATAAATTTTTGACTGGATATTTTTCACATGATGTACGTGACTATTTGAAAGGTTGATTTTGTATGTTCTCAGTTAGTTGTTTTGTAAAGTCCTCATTATTCATCACTCCGACTAATGTTTAAAAGAGAAAAGTTGATTTATGCTTTAAACTATGTTTCATGTTAGTAAACATAATCTCATGATTCAACCTGAATCTGTGGCGTTAATGGCATTGAGGAGCTCATCGATTTTAGGTTAAATAGGTATTTTTAGGGCGATTGTTAATGATGTTCCAGGTTGAGTAATTATCTTGAATTGATGTATTCCTGGAAGAAAACACACTCCATCAGTCAGACACTAATTCCTTGCTTTTGATGTATCTCATTTTGAGTGCTTCAGGATCACAGATTATAGAGATTCTGTGACTGTTCACTTGGGATTCCCGATTGTGATAGCTGTGGACCTTGGGTACATGTTCAATTCTTCACCTTTTTTACAGTACATCGATGGTGTAGAGCACATTCTTcccaatttgattttttttttgtttcgcAGACTTGTAGTGGGGAGTCCTCTCCCATGCTCTCTTTTGGTGACCTGCACTCTTACAAATATTGACCTGCAGCTGGAACCAAGCAATGGAGTTGATGGATTGCTTTCATTTCTACATGAAGATGTCTAGTTTATGCATTACGTCACCACTCTCTTTAAGTGTGCATATCGATGTTAGGATTTTTTATTTGGTTAATTCATGGAGGCAGAGATGATATGAGATGCTGCAGCTTATGCATGAAAGGAATCCAGCCAATACCTTAGAATACAAAATCTCATTTTAGGAGCTAAGGATCAAGAAATGTTGCAGTAGCCTACGGTATATTTCCTTTAGAAATCTAATTAATAGGATGGCATAGGGCTTGAGGTAATATCAGCTCATCATTTTTTTTCATCTATGAAACCACCACTTCCCCAAACCTCCCCTTCCCTTCACTTATCTTCTTTCTTCCCTTGAGCATCTATAGTTGAGGTCTATAGTTCAAGTTGTTGCAACTATTTGTGTCGTTTTGTTATATGATTGTTCTTGTTAGGTTGGTCCATTATACATCACACAGCTGAAAGATGATCTTGAAGAGGGAAAGATAGGCAGAATCTGGGGCATTGTTAAATGTTACTTCACTGATAGTTCTTCCAaaaatgtgagtttttttttgtttgtgtatTTAATTCTGCTTAGCAAGTTACCCGCAATCCATTCATGAACCGAGCTTTTCCTTTATGATATATTTCTAATACACAAAAATGCCTTTATATTTGCAGTCTTATGATGATGAAAGTGGATCTGCTCCTTCGAGCATTAGAAGCCAAGCCTTTTCTTTATCTTCATACTACCAGTCCATGTATGAAGTATTGAACAAAATCGGTAAGCTTTCTGTCTTGGTTAGATAAATCCTCTGTTGAAAGTATGGGTTTCAAATGATATTGTTGTTAGGTACAATTGAAATCAATCATGATCAAAACAATACTGTATCACAAACCAACCCTAATCGTGTCAAATTATATTCTGACGCCTCCTATGTAGCTATCGGTACACTTTTCAATATATATGTGTGGAAACAAATATAGCACACACATCAA containing:
- the LOC140969677 gene encoding uncharacterized protein, whose product is MFNSSPFLQYIDGVEHILPNLIFFLFRRLVVGSPLPCSLLVTCTLTNIDLQLEPSNGVDGLLSFLHEDLKDDLEEGKIGRIWGIVKCYFTDSSSKNSYDDESGSAPSSIRSQAFSLSSYYQSMYEVLNKIGKCGYGRVFECRHKLDGITYAVNKIPFNEDQVIHRRLRKVMNYLVQMTTHMAQILLIH